From Panthera uncia isolate 11264 chromosome E1, Puncia_PCG_1.0, whole genome shotgun sequence, one genomic window encodes:
- the NGFR gene encoding tumor necrosis factor receptor superfamily member 16, with the protein MGAGAAGCAMDGPRPLLLLLPLLLGVSLGGAKEACPTGLFTHSGECCKACNLGEGVAQPCGANQTVCEPCLDSVTFSDVVSATEPCKPCTECVGLQSMSAPCVEADDAVCRCAYGYYQDETTGRCEACRVCEAGSGLVFSCQDRQNTVCEECPDGTYSDEANHVDPCLPCTVCEDTERQLRECTRWADAECEEIPGRWITRSTPSEGSDSTAPSTEEPEVPPEQDLIASTVADVVTTVMGSSQPVVTRGTADNLIPVYCSILAAVVVGLVAYIAFKRWNSCKQDKQGANSRPVNQTPPPEGEKLHSDSGISVDSQSLHDQQAHTQTAAGQALKGDGGLYSSLPSAKREEVEKLLNGSAGDTWRHLAGELGYQPEHIDSFTREACPARALLASWAAQDSATLDALLAALRRIQRADIVESLCSESTATSPV; encoded by the exons ATGGGGGCAGGTGCCGCGGGCTGCGCCATGGACGGGCCGCGcccgctgctgctgctgttgccgCTGCTCCTGGGG gtgtcccttggagGTGCCAAGGAGGCATGTCCCACGGGCCTGTTCACCCACAGCGGCGAGTGCTGTAAAGCCTGCAACCTGGGAGAGGGCGTAGCCCAGCCTTGCGGAGCCAACCAGACCGTGTGTGAGCCCTGCCTGGACA GCGTGACCTTCTCGGACGTGGTGAGCGCCACGGAGCCGTGCAAGCCGTGCACCGAGTGCGTGGGCCTGCAGAGCATGTCGGCGCCGTGCGTGGAGGCCGACGACGCCGTGTGTCGCTGCGCCTACGGCTACTACCAGGACGAGACGACGGGCCGCTGCGAGGCGTGCCGCGTGTGCGAGGCGGGCTCCGGCCTGGTGTTCTCGTGCCAGGACCGGCAGAACACCGTGTGCGAGGAGTGTCCCGACGGCACGTACTCGGACGAGGCCAACCACGTGGACCCGTGCCTGCCCTGCACCGTGTGCGAGGACACCGAGCGCCAGCTGCGCGAGTGCACGCGCTGGGCCGACGCCGAGTGCGAGG AGATCCCTGGCCGTTGGATTACTCGGTCTACACCTTCGGAGGGCTCGGACAGCACCGCCCCCAGCACGGAGGAGCCAGAGGTACCTCCAGAGCAAGACCTCATAGCCAGCACGGTGGCAGATGTGGTAACCACAGTGATGGGCAGCTCTCAGCCCGTAGTGACCCGAGGCACCGCCGACAACCTCATCCCTGTCTATTGTTCCATCCTGGCCGCTGTGGTTGTGGGCCTGGTGGCCTACATTGCCTTCAAGAG GTGGAACAGCTGCAAACAGGACAAGCAAGGCGCCAACAGCCGGCCCGTGAACCAGACGCCCCCGCCCGAGGGAGAAAAGCTCCACAGTGACAGTGGCATCTCTGTGGACAGCCAGAGCCTGCATGATCAGCAGGCCCACACGCAGACGGCCGCCGGCCAGG CCCTCAAGGGGGACGGAGGTCTCTACAGCAGCCTGCCATCGGCCAAGCGGGAGGAGGTGGAAAAACTGCTCAACGGCTCTGCGGGGGACACGTGGCGGCACCTGGCGGGCGAGCTGGGCTACCAGCCTGAGCACATAGACTCCTTCACCCGCGAGGCCTGCCCAGCCCGGGCCCTGCTCGCCAGCTGGGCCGCCCAGGACAGCGCGACGCTCGACGCCCTCCTGGCCGCCCTGCGCCGCATCCAGCGGGCCGACATCGTCGAGAGCCTGTGCAGCGAGTCCACGGCCACGTCCCCGGTGTGA